The Petrocella atlantisensis genome has a window encoding:
- a CDS encoding DUF2318 domain-containing protein, whose product MRNHNNNNANIKKLLIIAIAAIAVLIVAFSIKVPEQSSNSNTEVRGNNVESDISAKADNSNETDSSIEADNSVETENANETINRAETVKDSDIVIPIIDITETARFYPAEINGTELEVLAVKAPDGSIRTAFNTCQVCYSSGRGYYIQEEDVLVCQNCGNRFAMDDVEVTRGGCNPVPITEEYKTVDEETITVSKDYLAEATTIFANWK is encoded by the coding sequence ATGAGAAACCATAACAACAATAATGCTAATATAAAAAAATTGCTAATTATCGCAATAGCCGCTATAGCTGTTTTAATCGTAGCTTTCAGTATTAAAGTTCCAGAACAATCATCAAATAGCAACACCGAGGTAAGGGGTAACAATGTAGAATCGGACATTAGCGCTAAAGCAGACAACAGTAATGAAACGGACAGCAGCATTGAGGCAGACAACAGTGTTGAGACTGAAAATGCTAATGAAACAATTAACAGAGCTGAAACAGTGAAGGATAGTGATATAGTGATTCCAATTATTGATATTACGGAAACTGCAAGATTTTATCCTGCTGAAATTAATGGTACAGAGCTTGAGGTTCTGGCTGTAAAGGCACCCGATGGTTCGATAAGAACTGCATTTAATACCTGTCAGGTATGTTATTCGTCTGGTCGTGGTTATTATATCCAGGAGGAAGATGTTTTGGTCTGCCAGAACTGTGGTAACCGCTTCGCTATGGATGATGTGGAAGTAACCAGAGGTGGCTGTAACCCGGTTCCTATAACAGAGGAATATAAAACAGTAGATGAAGAAACCATAACCGTTTCAAAAGACTATCTGGCTGAAGCAACAACGATTTTTGCCAATTGGAAATAA
- a CDS encoding Csac_0668 family 2Fe-2S cluster-binding (seleno)protein — MGKETLSNCCCGNLGESSCEVEKNNFCPVCGKQGTLVKNITVKNMVLNELVEQIGDNDYYLCMNEECDITYYNTKSNIKVNKQQVKVPIWFKKDADPKYACYCNEVTEEQVIEAVVKLGAKTVKEVNAITGAMKNSNCKENNPLGVCCHKIIQEAIDKGLTMK; from the coding sequence GTGGGAAAGGAAACTTTAAGTAATTGTTGTTGCGGAAATTTAGGAGAATCATCTTGTGAGGTAGAAAAGAACAATTTTTGTCCTGTATGCGGAAAACAAGGTACTCTTGTTAAAAATATTACAGTAAAGAATATGGTGCTTAACGAGTTAGTGGAACAAATCGGTGATAACGATTATTATTTATGTATGAATGAGGAATGTGATATTACTTACTACAATACGAAATCTAATATTAAGGTTAATAAACAACAGGTTAAAGTCCCAATATGGTTTAAGAAAGATGCAGATCCGAAGTATGCTTGTTATTGCAACGAAGTTACAGAAGAACAGGTAATTGAAGCAGTTGTAAAGCTTGGCGCGAAAACCGTAAAAGAAGTAAATGCCATCACGGGAGCAATGAAAAATTCTAATTGTAAAGAAAACAATCCGTTGGGAGTATGTTGTCATAAGATTATTCAGGAAGCTATCGATAAAGGCTTAACCATGAAATGA
- the lspA gene encoding signal peptidase II: protein MFYIFIITIVTGIDQWTKYLVETQLKPIGAIPIVKDIFHLTYARNTGAAFSILRDKQALLILVTAIVVGALIYYLIKILKTGEVAFKLSLAIIIGGALGNLIDRVRLNYVTDFLDFTLINYPIFNLADVFVVSGVVMLSYMLLFKGDMPKISKM, encoded by the coding sequence ATGTTCTATATTTTTATTATCACAATAGTGACAGGGATTGATCAGTGGACTAAATATCTTGTAGAAACACAATTAAAACCGATAGGTGCTATACCCATAGTTAAAGATATATTCCATTTGACATATGCAAGGAATACAGGAGCAGCTTTTAGCATATTGAGGGATAAGCAGGCACTTTTAATATTAGTCACAGCCATCGTTGTTGGCGCATTAATATACTATTTGATAAAAATATTAAAGACAGGAGAAGTAGCCTTTAAGCTATCCTTGGCGATAATTATTGGTGGAGCTTTAGGAAATCTTATCGATAGAGTTAGATTGAACTATGTAACCGACTTTCTCGATTTCACACTAATTAATTACCCCATATTTAATTTAGCAGACGTATTTGTAGTTTCAGGAGTTGTCATGCTTTCATATATGCTTTTGTTTAAAGGAGATATGCCCAAAATCTCAAAGATGTGA
- a CDS encoding heavy metal translocating P-type ATPase encodes MLEGLGCANCAAKMEKEISGLEGVEFAAVDFVSKKLTMEISPKVNRTELNEKIEGIVKKIEPDVKIVFEKDTSKANIKENNEEEEEGVNKKEIIRLVVGGAIFAVGIIFNFQNWLELTLFIISYIIVGGEVVLRAIKGIARGQVFSEHFLMSIATIGAFFVGEYPEGVAVMLFYLVGELFQDIAVGHSRKSISALMDIRPDYANLKVGNEIRKVSPEEVNIGDIIIVKPGEKVPLDGKVIEGNSMVDTAALTGESVPRELEPGNDALSGFINKNGVLTIEVTKDFGDSTVSKILDLVQNASSKKAPTEKFITKFARSYTPIVVFGALALAIIPPLVIPGATFSTWIYRALVFLVISCPCALVISIPLGFFGGIGGASKRGILVKGSNYLEALNNVETVVFDKTGTLTKGVFEVVNINSQIDFTNEELIEYAAFAESHSSHPIALSILKVYNKDVDITKIEDYEEIAGHGILAKVGGKEILAGNSKLMNKENIKYQEVETLGTIVHVAVDKKYAGNIVISDAVKEDSADAIKGLKALGVRNTVMLTGDSKAVGEKIATQLGIDKVYTELLPADKVEKIEDLDAKKSHKGKIVFVGDGINDAPVLARADIGMAMGGLGSDAAIEAADIVIMTDEPSKIVTAIKVAKRTRKIVMQNIVFALGVKAIFLALGAVGVATMWEAVFADMGVAIIAILNAMRIMNTKSI; translated from the coding sequence TAAAGATTGTTTTTGAGAAAGATACATCTAAGGCCAACATAAAAGAAAATAATGAAGAGGAAGAAGAAGGTGTCAACAAAAAAGAAATCATAAGACTTGTGGTCGGTGGAGCAATATTTGCCGTGGGAATCATCTTTAATTTCCAAAATTGGCTTGAGCTTACCTTATTTATTATTAGTTATATTATAGTTGGTGGAGAGGTTGTCTTAAGAGCAATAAAAGGTATTGCCCGTGGACAGGTATTCAGTGAGCATTTTCTAATGAGTATTGCTACCATTGGTGCTTTCTTCGTTGGAGAGTATCCAGAAGGTGTAGCAGTTATGCTGTTCTATCTGGTAGGTGAATTGTTTCAGGATATAGCTGTAGGTCACTCCAGAAAATCAATAAGTGCTTTGATGGATATACGTCCTGACTATGCAAATCTTAAAGTTGGCAATGAGATCAGGAAAGTATCTCCTGAAGAGGTAAACATAGGTGACATCATTATTGTTAAGCCAGGAGAAAAAGTTCCCCTCGATGGCAAGGTTATAGAAGGAAACTCAATGGTTGACACTGCAGCGTTAACAGGGGAATCTGTTCCTCGTGAACTCGAGCCAGGAAACGATGCATTGAGCGGATTCATTAATAAAAATGGCGTTTTGACAATAGAGGTAACAAAGGATTTTGGTGATTCAACTGTATCTAAAATTTTGGATCTGGTTCAGAATGCCAGCAGTAAGAAAGCTCCTACAGAAAAATTTATAACAAAATTTGCGCGTTCCTATACTCCGATTGTAGTTTTTGGAGCATTAGCCTTAGCAATCATACCTCCATTGGTGATCCCCGGTGCAACTTTCTCTACATGGATATATCGAGCCTTAGTGTTCTTAGTTATATCTTGTCCATGTGCGTTAGTAATTTCAATACCATTGGGCTTCTTCGGAGGGATTGGTGGAGCATCGAAGAGAGGTATATTAGTAAAAGGCAGTAACTATCTTGAAGCGTTGAACAATGTGGAAACAGTTGTTTTCGATAAGACGGGAACGCTAACAAAGGGTGTATTTGAAGTTGTGAATATCAACTCTCAAATTGATTTTACAAATGAGGAATTGATTGAATATGCAGCATTTGCTGAAAGTCACTCAAGTCATCCAATTGCACTATCCATTTTGAAAGTCTATAACAAAGATGTCGATATCACTAAAATTGAAGACTATGAGGAAATTGCAGGTCATGGGATTTTAGCTAAAGTTGGTGGTAAAGAGATTCTTGCCGGAAATAGCAAACTGATGAATAAAGAAAACATTAAATATCAGGAAGTTGAGACTCTGGGTACAATAGTACATGTTGCAGTAGACAAGAAATATGCAGGCAATATTGTAATCTCTGACGCAGTGAAGGAAGATTCAGCTGATGCGATTAAAGGATTGAAGGCATTAGGTGTTAGAAATACTGTTATGCTTACTGGTGATTCGAAGGCAGTTGGGGAAAAAATAGCAACCCAACTTGGAATTGACAAGGTGTATACTGAATTGTTACCGGCCGACAAGGTAGAAAAAATTGAGGATCTGGATGCTAAGAAATCTCATAAGGGGAAAATTGTATTTGTTGGAGATGGTATCAATGATGCACCAGTACTTGCGAGAGCTGATATTGGCATGGCAATGGGCGGCTTGGGGTCTGATGCTGCAATTGAAGCAGCTGATATAGTTATCATGACGGATGAACCATCAAAAATTGTCACTGCAATTAAAGTAGCAAAAAGGACTAGGAAAATTGTGATGCAAAACATTGTGTTTGCATTAGGGGTTAAAGCCATATTCCTTGCACTTGGTGCGGTGGGAGTTGCAACTATGTGGGAAGCTGTATTCGCTGACATGGGTGTGGCAATAATCGCAATATTAAATGCAATGAGGATAATGAATACAAAAAGTATATAA